The following proteins are co-located in the Saccharomycodes ludwigii strain NBRC 1722 chromosome V, whole genome shotgun sequence genome:
- the IMD3 gene encoding IMP dehydrogenase IMD3 (similar to Saccharomyces cerevisiae YLR432W | IMD3 | IMP Dehydrogenase (paralog of YML056C | IMD4)), which produces MTQYRDPATALQYVNSFEEKDGLSADQLMDSKIRGGLTYNDFLILPGKIEFPASVVQLKSRLTKKITLNTPFVSSPMDTVTESEMAIYMALLGGIGIIQHNCSPDEQADMVRKVKKYENGFINDPVVLGPDATVHEAKVLKQKLGFAGYPITENGKVPGKLLGIVTSRDLQFVEDDSALVGSVMTTNLITAKKGVTLIEGNEILKKTKKGKLPIIDDNGNFVSMLSRTDLMKNENYPLASKHPVTKQLLCGAAIGTIEADKERLTKLVEAGLDVVVVDSSQGNSVFQLNMIKWIKETFPELQIIAGNVVTKEQAASLIQAGADGLRIGMGSGSICITQEVMACGRPQGTAVYNVSKFANEFGIPTMADGGIQNIGHIMKALALGSSTIMMGGMLAGTTEAPGEYFFRDGKRLKTYRGMGSIDAMQKTDVKGNAATSRYFSESDKVLVAQGVSGAVVDKGSVNKFIPYLYNGLQHSCQDIGVKSLETLREEVVKKNVRFEFRTASAQMEGGINNLHSFEKRLYD; this is translated from the exons ATGACCCAATATAGAGATCCAGCTACTGCCTTACAATACGTTAACTCTTTCGAAGAAAAGGATGGTTTATCTGCAGACCAATTGATGGACTCTAAGATTAGAGGTGGTTTGACTTACAAtgattttttgattttgccTGGTAAAATTGAATTTCCAGCCTCTGTTGTTCAATTGAAATCTAGATTAACCAAAAAGATCACTTTGAATACTCCATTTGTTTCCTCTCCTATGGATACAGTTACTGAATCTGAAATGGCCATTTATATGGCTTTGTTGGGTGGTATCGGTATCATTCAACACAATTGTTCCCCTGATGAACAAGCTGATATGGTtagaaaagttaaaaaatatgaaaatggATTTATTAACGACCCAGTCGTTTTAGGACCAGATGCCACGGTTCACGAGGCCAAAGTATTAAAACAGAAATTAGGTTTTGCTGGTTATCCAATTACAG AAAATGGTAAAGTTCCAGGTAAATTACTCGGTATTGTCACTTCACGTGATTTACAATTTGTTGAGGATGATTCCGCCTTAGTTGGATCCGTTATGACCACTAATTTGATCACTGCTAAGAAGGGTGTTACCTTGATCGAAGGTAAtgaaatattaaagaaaaccaaaaaagGTAAGTTGCCAATTATTGATGATAATGGCAATTTTGTTTCTATGTTGAGTAGAACTGATTTAATGAAGAACGAAAACTATCCATTGGCTTCCAAACACCCAGTTACCAAACAATTATTGTGTGGTGCTGCAATTGGTACCATTGAAGCTGATAAAGAAAGATTGACTAAATTAGTTGAAGCCGGTTTggatgttgttgttgtggaTTCTTCTCAAGGTAACAGTGTATTTCAGCTCAACATGATTAAATGGATTAAAGAGACATTTCCAGAATTACAAATTATTGCTGGTAATGTTGTCACCAAAGAACAGGCTGCCTCTTTGATTCAGGCCGGTGCTGATGGTTTAAGAATTGGTATGGGTTCTGGTTCCATTTGTATCACTCAAGAAGTCATGGCTTGTGGTAGACCACAAGGTACTGCTGTTTACAATGTATCCAAATTTGCTAATGAGTTCGGCATTCCAACCATGGCTGATGGTGGTATTCAAAACATTGGTCATATAATGAAGGCCCTTGCATTGGGTTCTTCTACTATTATGATGGGTGGTATGTTGGCTGGTACTACCGAAGCTCCTGGTGAATATTTCTTTAGGGATGGTAAGCGTTTAAAGACTTATCGTGGTATGGGTTCTATTGACGCTATGCAAAAGACTGATGTTAAGGGTAATGCCGCTACTTCTCGTTATTTTTCTGAATCAGACAAAGTCTTGGTTGCACAAGGTGTCTCCGGTGCCGTTGTTGATAAGGGTTCcgttaataaatttattccATACTTGTATAATGGTTTACAACACTCTTGTCAAGATATTGGTGTTAAATCTTTGGAAACTTTGAGAGAAGAAGTTGTCAAGAAAAATGTTAGGTTTGAATTCAGAACTGCTTCTGCACAAATGGAAGGTGGTATTAACAACTTGCACTCTTTTGAAAAACGTTTGTACGATTAA
- the CNA1 gene encoding calcineurin catalytic subunit A (similar to Saccharomyces cerevisiae YLR433C | CNA1 | CalciNeurin A (paralog of YML057W | CMP2)), with protein MDQHQRNIHVNDKSTSVHATVASSSSSAGSAGNSNNDIITKRQPSMDMYTLDNGQTFSTKKRAIPSVAPVANKCPEDWEVFDEKTGLPNPKFLTGHFKKEGRLTEHQVLKILRMATDVLSGEPNLLHVPAPVTICGDIHGQFYDLLKLFEVGGDPATTPYLFLGDYVDRGYFSMEVLLLLYTFKLNYPNHFWLLRGNHECKHLTSYFTFKAECLHKYNLKIYETCCKSFNALPLAAITNNQYFCVHGGISPELKHYNDVNTKIHRFREIPSRGLMCDLLWADPIETYDEDEDLDGEIFVPNTLRGCSFAFTYKASCQFLERTELLSIIRAHEAQDQGYRMYKNTENLGFPSLITLFSAPNYLDTYKNKAAILKYGENVMNIRQFNMAPHPYWLPNFMDVFTWSLPFVGEKVTEMLVSILNICSEEELEGMPNDVSETNAEKTVSDDKAKEKNNDTNTPTTVTTTSSSILNDDFKRKSLRNKIMAIAKVSRMYSVLREESQKVEYLKTLNDGILPQGALAHGKDGLDEAVSAFERARKADLINERRPPKLSEVSRKKKEYVDELANKMKH; from the coding sequence ATGGATCAACACCAACGTAATATACATGTTAATGACAAAAGCACCAGTGTCCATGCCACTGTCGCCTCTTCCTCCTCATCAGCAGGTTCAGCTGGAAATTCCAACAATGACATAATCACCAAACGTCAACCTTCCATGGATATGTACACCTTAGATAATGGTCAAACTTTTTctactaaaaaaagagcaaTTCCCTCAGTGGCTCCAGTTGCAAATAAATGTCCTGAAGATTGGGAAGTGTTTGATGAGAAAACTGGCCTACCAAATCCCAAATTTTTAACCGgtcattttaaaaaagagggAAGATTGACTGAACATCAAGttttaaagattttaagAATGGCCACAGATGTTTTAAGTGGCGAGCCTAACTTATTACACGTTCCTGCACCAGTAACGATCTGTGGGGATATCCATGGTCAATTTTATGATTTACTGAAATTATTCGAAGTTGGCGGAGACCCAGCAACCACTccatatttgtttttaggTGATTATGTTGACAGAggatatttttcaatggaagttttattacttttatataCTTTCAAACTTAATTATCCAAATCATTTTTGGTTGTTGAGAGGTAATCATGAATGTAAACACTTAACCAGTTATTTTACGTTCAAAGCAGAATGTTtacataaatataatttaaaaatttatgagACTTGTTGTAAATCCTTTAACGCATTGCCGTTGGCCGCTATTACAAACaatcaatatttttgtgtTCATGGTGGGATATCTCCGGAGTTGAAACATTATAATGATGTAAATACCAAGATTCACAGATTCAGAGAAATTCCAAGTCGCGGCTTAATGTGTGATTTATTGTGGGCGGATCCTATCGAAACttatgatgaagatgaagaccTAGATGGTGAGATTTTTGTCCCAAACACTTTGAGGGGTTGTTCATTTGCGTTCACCTATAAGGCAAGCTGTCAATTTTTGGAGAGAACAGAACTACTATCCATAATTAGAGCACACGAGGCACAAGATCAAGGTTACAGAATGTATAAAAATACCGAAAATTTGGGATTTCCCTCTTTAATAACTTTGTTTAGCGCACCCAACTATTTAGATACCTACAAAAACAAAGCTGCTATATTGAAATATGGCGAAAATGTTATGAATATTAGACAATTTAATATGGCACCCCATCCCTATTGGTTGCCTAATTTCATGGATGTTTTCACTTGGTCGTTACCATTTGTTGGCGAAAAAGTTACCGAAATGCTAGTCAGTATATTGAATATTTGTAGCGAAGAAGAACTAGAAGGCATGCCCAATGACGTGTCAGAAACTAATGCTGAAAAGACTGTTTCAGATGACAAAGctaaagaaaagaataacGATACTAATACACCAACAACTGTAACAACAACGAGCTCTTCTATATTGAACgatgattttaaaagaaaaagtctaagaaataaaattatggCAATTGCCAAAGTGAGTAGAATGTATTCTGTATTGAGGGAGGAGAGTCAAAAAGTAgaatatttgaaaacttTGAATGATGGAATTTTACCACAAGGTGCTTTAGCTCATGGTAAAGATGGATTGGATGAAGCCGTCTCTGCATTTGAACGTGCAAGAAAGGCtgatttaattaatgaaaGAAGGCCACCTAAACTATCCGAGGTGtccagaaaaaaaaaagaatatgtTGATGAGTTAGCCAATAAGATGAAACATTAA
- the TSR2 gene encoding Tsr2p (similar to Saccharomyces cerevisiae YLR435W | TSR2 | Twenty S rRNA accumulation), protein MSASHSNTNNNVAIDVTDYVEAIKPHTNLQFTDEKQQARFELGVSMMIYKWDALDVAVENQWGGVDSAEKRDWITSIIVDLFKDNKIVDVQLIEETLFYAMVDEFETQIEDDSALPISMGIIGIWRQCAAHDYSIVEQLYLQWKNKQENRQQNINSRRVQVGNDPLNPDVSDEEEEEEQNDYDDMDIDEPPSLVQPKPDMPIVDDDGFELVQKKGKRRN, encoded by the coding sequence ATGAGTGCTTCTCAttctaatactaataataacgtGGCCATTGATGTTACTGATTATGTAGAGGCTATTAAACCACATACAAATTTGCAATTTACCgatgaaaaacaacaagCTAGATTCGAGCTAGGTGTTTCTATGATGATATATAAATGGGACGCTTTAGATGTAGCGGTTGAAAACCAATGGGGTGGTGTCGACAGTGCTGAAAAGAGAGATTGGATAACTAGCATTATTGTCGATCTgtttaaagataataaaattgtcGATGTTCAATTGATCGAAGAAACACTATTTTATGCTATGGTTGATGAATTCGAAACACAAATTGAAGATGATAGTGCATTACCTATTTCCATGggtattattggtatttgGAGGCAATGCGCTGCCCACGACTATTCTATAGTGGAACAACTATATTTACaatggaaaaataaacagGAGAATCGCCAACAAAACATTAATAGTCGTCGTGTGCAAGTTGGCAACGATCCACTGAACCCAGATGTATCTGAtgaggaagaagaggaagaacaGAACGATTATGATGATATGGACATTGATGAACCACCAAGTCTAGTACAACCTAAACCAGATATGCCAAttgttgatgatgatggaTTCGAATTAGTTCAAAAAAAGGGTAAAAGACGAAATTAG
- the ECM30 gene encoding Ecm30p (similar to Saccharomyces cerevisiae YLR436C | ECM30 | ExtraCellular Mutant) translates to MGNTDSTLNAYKSHVLQLSQQDIIPIYKNKYTTATKETSESIAIIEEKVELDTNPNSNIHDEDPYSDFYNFIVDNSQIHCTDIFHHICTSNEVRFIYISNKHNFMNLLRFLCFKICFITDRLTDTKTNTSSTGINQTKQRFHHSIKVLLNCIRILTKLLPIFYENCQAGTDEKETNNYCDYEKSIFWNSGSTEHLNNKTNELNSTLATVGSKPTDTGTTTSSDNIDPLDAKAQDISSLKVEINYNQRHTFDSLNVDIDTNQASKKLATPLGVTLLSCCLKLLFLEGFSLVPAHNNGTSTTIGCVSFVMWENGIGDIPDNSKKENGTNSLDTSIEYVTQHPKLDSNRLEILRLLITLCSKPLYSELEATDNKKIDNKFLAVLCCLMPEYLSIYLLASLINVVCRSCRDSDENNGLTYSNIFNVQSYSSYSDENSGTANASSSVPSSISSNTTGHINSDTGTDLHEWSSKMAEESLLNTDTGKAISSNSSSYHDDKLALKLRKELITNALELLNLYFQFDPNSLSVEFKEFLFEYLDVSTVSLTNVAHRYFSTIKKDFDFKLILVSFVKLYKKPLDLMAESDSNLFSLNNKRVSFLDFFSYNAEGDSSEEYNNGTSNGAKNNNNNNNNNNNNNNNNNHNNNSNSNSNSNNNTNSTTTTATNTNVQSGNDFTDNANGHKGNNDLPPISDLSLQLITLLWSFMKCNKSFEHFVADKYANKLIIISIYYMKFYSSQPLVNSTFIPIVSGFAVYLSSNKLVLFKMMSYFSPKYYTDKIPNAFKISTNNISTITYRDFSIIHLCKLAIKDIIKNFAPRPYVYELIYNLLLCTPEALKIDKDDNFVPLSSTKNGNYSFGISYGASIQVLQLILKSSTKSYLSSFPCNKPSYMGNYTTSNDTDLLLFSGNRLSSTGAGMNNNIGNNNIKRRTFTTQLSGANNNANALPLSRVNTNGSITGTTHSAPNAAATNNNSSSGIKTTGGLNHSMTPYIYTPAAKLDYLGLVLRGLAFGIVHYFADFKHMIFILCKHGKVLVYLKSVIDTFTDCFFSKNLPKSGLNPKGTQTNNTNNTNKTGTTPITKSVDDLPDLRIEDFLFDEGDCIEGLNTFFNYKNTSTPSFEHNPENTINKDSKTFTDNNRRTTSVCSTLSLNSQQNRKPKKIGSAVFLRDHLDYSYHPELENNAVFFATTAKMPIGLTRKLRGKLIIKTSDNNSLFLNSFVPTRFTGELYSNNPNKSESFISWFLAYPYLLLLIKLTEHLNKKFPTLPNVQASDYFNVLLKIIDFKRNCLDYLETYVPVEFTIKPYFRPLKIELWDGGIGSQWLQSVLWADIFDKNSFEYSFNEEDENLESLNVPTNGGSSSNIEETGLQSPLLERWTSHNSTMSTLSRTNSNTSSINSYYVNGRDDASVLSTKSNNVCSTALIDNNHTNTNNDEKISHNVSSDTSNNIKNTGITTNNNNNNNNNNNNNNNNNNNNNNNNNNNNSNNGNVNNETVMRFNNHSRKSSAGSLNHLGHRHYSGSAANHTKHSVTPNTGKKMYSASLNNNSNTATSEHKTVSANTSHSSSANSSTSSFFNFSWIRKDDSRKVSNSNINSPHTRQNPKMSNSRQSLQSSTTTSNNKKKIRVVIDEGVLKPNVWVDTNIKMFRITRNEREEFSFMDMTSSFLKKFRFGNSNNNVNATASAHNTSSTSYNSANLIRLNSSSSNLDEGDDTSSLLSITPINSRSSSRPNLNVTINTNANTKNINSTNNNNNNTWTPRNSVSSISSSPIVRNR, encoded by the coding sequence atggGTAACACAGATTCAACCTTAAACGCTTATAAAAGCCATGTCTTGCAATTAAGCCAGCAAGACATTATAccaatttataaaaataaatataccaCTGCAACCAAAGAAACATCAGAATCTATTGCTATAATAGAGGAGAAAGTTGAGCTTGATACCAACCCAAACTCAAACATTCATGATGAAGATCCTTACTCTGATTTTTACAATTTCATAGTAGACAACTCCCAAATACATTGCACTGATATTTTTCACCACATTTGTACTAGCAATGAAGTAAGGTTTATCTATATCTCAAATAAACACAATTTTATGAATTTATTAAGGTTTTTGTGCTTTAAAATCTGTTTTATTACCGACAGGTTGACAGATACCAAGACCAATACAAGCAGTACTGGCATTAACCaaacaaaacaaagatTTCATCACTCAATTAAAGTGCTACTAAACTGTATACGTATTTTAACAAAGTTACTCCCtattttttatgaaaattGCCAAGCCGGTACTGATGAGAAAGAAACCAATAATTATTGTGATTAtgaaaaaagtatattttGGAATTCTGGCTCAACTGAACAccttaataataaaactaatgAATTGAATAGTACCTTGGCTACGGTGGGAAGCAAACCCACTGACACGGGTACTACGACCTCCAGTGATAACATTGATCCACTTGATGCCAAAGCTCAAGACATATCGTCGTTAAAAGTCGAAATCAACTATAACCAGAGACACACCTTTGATTCTTTAAATGTTGATATAGACACAAATCAAGCAAGTAAGAAATTGGCCACTCCATTGGGGGTCACTTTATTAAGCTGctgtttaaaattattatttttagaagGGTTTAGTTTAGTACCAGCGCATAATAACGGTACCTCTACAACTATCGGATGTGTTTCATTTGTAATGTGGGAAAATGGAATTGGCGATATACCAGACAActccaaaaaagaaaatggtaCTAACTCATTAGATACCTCTATAGAATATGTCACACAGCATCCTAAGTTGGATTCCAACAGGTTAGAGATTTTAAGACTACTCATAACTTTGTGTTCAAAACCATTGTATAGTGAACTTGAAGCtactgataataaaaagatcGACAATAAATTCTTGGCAGTATTATGTTGTTTGATGCCGGaatatttatctatttatcttttagcTTCTTTAATTAATGTGGTTTGTAGGAGTTGTAGAGATTCCGACGAGAATAACGGGCTAACTTAttccaatattttcaatgtGCAGAGTTATTCGTCGTATTCAGATGAGAATTCTGGTACCGCTAATGCATCCTCTTCTGTGCCCTCTTCCATATCATCAAATACCACTGGTCATATTAACAGCGATACCGGCACAGATCTCCACGAATGGAGCTCCAAAATGGCTGAAGAAAGCTTACTTAATACTGATACTGGTAAGGCAATTAGCAGCAATAGCTCATCTTATCACGATGACAAATTAGCATTAAAATTAAGGAAGGAATTGATTACAAATGCATTGGAACTGTTAAATTTATACTTTCAATTTGACCCAAATTCCTTATCTGTGGAATTTAAGGAGTTTTTGTTTGAATATTTGGACGTTAGCACTGTATCTTTGACAAACGTGGCGCACAGATATTTTAGCACCATTAAAAAGGactttgattttaaattgattttggtttcatttgttaaattatataaaaagcCTTTGGATCTAATGGCTGAATCTGACTCgaatcttttttccttaaataacaaaagagtttcatttttagattttttttcgtaCAATGCGGAAGGAGACAGTTCAGAAGAATATAACAACGGTACTTCTAATGGTgccaaaaataacaacaataacaataacaacaacaacaacaacaacaacaacaacaaccacaacaacaacagtaacagtaacagcaacagcaacaacaataccaactctactactactaccgCGACCAATACCAATGTGCAGAGCGGTAACGATTTTACAGATAATGCCAATGGTCACAAGGGCAATAATGATCTTCCTCCGATTTCCGATTTATCATTGCAGTTAATAACTTTACTTTGGTCCTTTATGAAATGCAATAAATCTTTTGAACATTTTGTTGCTGATAAATATGCAAACAAGTTAATCATAATATCCATTTATTATAtgaaattttattcaagTCAGCCATTGGTTAATTCTACGTTTATTCCAATCGTTTCTGGATTTGCCGTATATTTGTCATCCAATAAGTTAGTTTTGTTTAAGATGATGTCATATTTTAGCCCCAAATATTATACGGACAAAATTCCTAATGCTTTTAAAATCAGCACTAACAACATCAGCACCATAACCTATCGTGACTTTTCAATTATTCATTTATGCAAGCTTGCCATTAAAGACATTATTAAGAACTTTGCACCTCGCCCCTATGTTTACGAGCTAATATACAATTTACTACTTTGCACGCCAGAAGCCTTGAAAATCGATAAAGATGATAATTTTGTCCCCTTATCATCTACCAAGAATGGGAATTATTCGTTTGGAATTAGCTATGGGGCTTCAATACAAGTTTTACAATTGATTCTAAAATCTAGTACTAAAAGCTATTTATCCTCTTTCCCCTGTAACAAGCCTTCATATATGGGAAATTATACGACTTCCAACGACACGGATCTACTTTTATTCTCTGGAAACCGTTTATCTTCAACAGGTGCTGGTATGAATAACAATATCggcaataataacattaaaagACGAACCTTCACCACTCAACTTTCGGgtgctaataataatgctaacGCCTTACCGCTTTCAAGGGTGAACACAAATGGAAGTATTACTGGGACCACCCATAGTGCTCCAAACGCAGCTGccaccaataataactCTAGTAGTGGTATTAAAACTACAGGTGGACTGAATCACAGTATGACcccatatatatacacacCAGCTGCTAAACTAGATTATTTAGGGCTAGTTTTAAGAGGGTTGGCCTTTGGAATTGTTCATTATTTTGCAGATTTTAAACATatgatttttatattatgcAAGCATGGGAAAGTCTTAGTTTATTTGAAATCTGTTATTGATACGTTTACAGATTGCTTCTTCAGTAAGAACTTGCCAAAATCGGGTTTAAATCCCAAAGGTActcaaacaaataatactaataatacaaataagACGGGGACTACTCCTATTACCAAATCTGTAGATGATTTACCTGATTTAAGAATTGAAGATTTTCTGTTTGATGAAGGTGATTGTATTGAAGGATTGAATACCTTTTtcaattacaaaaataccAGTACACCCTCTTTTGAACATAACCCTGAGaatactattaataaagaTTCAAAAACTTTTACAGATAATAACCGTCGTACCACTTCAGTTTGCTCTACTTTAAGTTTAAATTCGCAGCAAAATAGGAAACCTAAAAAGATAGGCAGCGCGGTATTTTTACGTGATCATTTAGACTATAGTTATCATCCAGAGTTAGAGAATAATGCAGTATTTTTTGCCACAACTGCTAAGATGCCTATTGGATTAACTAGAAAATTAAGGGGAAAActaattattaaaacttcAGATAATAATTCCTTGTTTTTGAACTCTTTTGTTCCAACTCGCTTTACCGGGGAACTTTATAGTAATAATCCTAACAAATCAGAGTCTTTTATTAGTTGGTTTTTGGCCTATCcttatttattgttattaataaagttgACTGAGCacttaaacaaaaaattccCTACATTACCTAATGTTCAAGCTTCAGATTACTTTAATGTGTTGTTGAAGATAATAGATTTCAAGCGTAATTGTTTAGATTATTTGGAAACGTATGTTCCTGTTGAGTTCACTATTAAGCCGTATTTCCGcccattaaaaatagaattatGGGACGGAGGAATAGGGTCTCAATGGCTTCAAAGCGTATTGTGGGCagatatttttgataagaATAGTTTTGAATACAGTTTCAacgaagaagatgaaaattTAGAGAGTTTGAACGTCCCAACTAATGGCGGTAGCAGTAGTAATATAGAGGAGACTGGATTGCAATCACCTTTGCTAGAAAGATGGACCTCACACAATTCTACAATGAGTACCTTGAGCAGAACAAATAGTAACACAAGTTCTATAAATAGTTATTATGTTAATGGCCGTGATGATGCCAGTGTCCTGTCTACCAAAAGTAATAATGTTTGTTCCACTGCACTGattgataataatcataCCAATACGAACAACGATGAGAAAATTTCACATAATGTATCTTCTGACACATCGaataacataaaaaatacaGGCATCaccaccaataataataataataataataataataataataataataataataataataataataataataataataataataataataatagtaacaacGGTAACGTAAATAATGAGACTGTTATGAGATTTAACAATCATTCAAGGAAATCTAGCGCGGGTAGTTTGAATCATCTGGGTCACAGACATTATAGTGGAAGTGCTGCTAACCATACTAAGCATAGTGTTACCCCTAATACtgggaaaaaaatgtattcTGCatctttaaataataatagtaatactgCTACTTCTGAGCACAAAACTGTTTCTGCTAACACTAGTCATTCTTCTTCGGCAAATTCTTCGACttcatcattttttaatttttcgtGGATTAGGAAAGATGATTCCAGGAAAGTAAGTAACAGCAATATTAATTCTCCGCACACTAGACAAAACCCAAAAATGAGTAATTCAAGGCAGTCATTGCAAAGCAGTACTACGActtccaataataaaaagaaaatcagAGTAGTTATTGATGAAGGTGTATTAAAACCAAATGTTTGGGTTGACACCAATATTAAGATGTTTAGGATAACTCGTAACGAGAGGGAagaattttcatttatgGATATGACTTCgtcatttttaaagaagTTTAGATttggtaatagtaataataatgtaaaTGCTACAGCCTCCGCTCATAATACTTCTAGCACTAGTTATAATAGTGCGAATTTAATTAGATTAAATAGTAGTTCTTCAAACTTAGATGAAGGAGATGATACCTCAAGTCTTTTAAGTATTACACCGATCAATTCAAGATCGAGTTCGAGACCAAATTTAAATGTTACCATCAATACCAATGCCAATACCAAGAACATCAAtagtaccaataataataataataacacctGGACACCAAGAAATAGTGTAAGTAGTATATCTTCTTCTCCTATTGTTCGTAACAGATGA
- the DIF1 gene encoding Dif1p (similar to Saccharomyces cerevisiae YLR437C | DIF1 | Damage-regulated Import Facilitator (paralog of YML058W | SML1)): protein MSFDNQGPAKRRLRVSIQQQHQNQQSYEYQDRLSTVGMRIRQAIDTGYKIPPPVQQQQQQQQQQPHSNNIVQDNSIYTIPDYKRVPLLNKEPPMLVNQQSSSDSTLELWENNLEQRLYTLDNTLNTDSEFNRAVKRGFDDISF from the coding sequence atgtCTTTTGATAACCAAGGTCCTGCTAAGAGACGTTTAAGAGTCTCcattcaacaacaacatcaaAACCAACAATCATATGAGTATCAGGATAGATTATCTACTGTTGGGATGAGAATAAGACAAGCCATTGATACAGGCTATAAGATTCCACCACCagtacaacaacaacaacaacaacagcagcaacaacCACATTCAAACAATATAGTTCAAGATAACTCTATTTATACCATTCCAGACTATAAAAGAGTTCCATTATTGAACAAAGAGCCCCCTATGTTAGTTAATCAACAATCAAGCTCAGACAGTACTTTGGAATTATGGGAAAACAATTTGGAGCAAAGATTATATACCTTAGATAATACGTTAAATACCGATTCTGAATTTAATAGGGCTGTTAAAAGAGGATTTGACGACATTTCCTTTTAA